One window of Aspergillus oryzae RIB40 DNA, chromosome 3 genomic DNA carries:
- a CDS encoding uncharacterized protein (predicted protein), giving the protein MGEEGAKDFGPGIKPDVNFQDSNGSSSAGQYALRPASNHASNGAGPSKNNQSPRTGPQASQSRNFEFVLVTDNESRRQVRRHAMRQYMHQRRLDSIARLGASRIPVSGWTTRPPSDSHVSDTSSRVEEVQEETYAKVKAESPTMTEDQNNTEHTRRPSRLLIPKLHKVKREEETSPPIAEYTTSDPRASPGEGGRRDPFSCYPISVNHVDHELIQHFVVTYPSMMYKFAESIANNPLMEIFRQFALHDELPFQAMLAIASKHRAGVEGKAESVQSLTHKMRALRLMNERIQADSMGQHDGTIYAVATMAVIELTPWRNGRRMLQ; this is encoded by the exons ATGGGGGAGGAGGGTGCTAAGGACTTTGGGCCCGGAATAAAGCCCGATGTCAACTTCCAAGATTCAAATGGTTCTAGCTCAGCGGGCCAATACGCACTTCGGCCTGCTAGTAATCATGCGAGCAACGGAGCAGGGCCGTCCAAGAACAACCAATCCCCCAGGACGGGCCCGCAGGCCTCCCAGTCCAGAAACTTCGAGTTCGTGTTAGTTACAGATAATGAGTCTCGGCGTCAGGTACGCCGTCATGCTATGCGTCAATATATGCATCAGCGGCGCTTGGACAGCATTGCTCGCCTAGGGGCATCCCGTATACCTGTTAGCGGTTGGACCACCCGTCCTCCCTCTGACAGTCATGTATCAGACACTTCTTCCCGCGTGGAAGAAGTACAAGAGGAGACTTATGCAAAGGTCAAAGCAGAATCACCGACTATGACCGAGGATCAAAATAATACAGAACACACTAGAAGACCCTCACGGTTACTGATACCAAAACTGCACAAGGTTAAACGTGAGGAGGAGACTTCTCCTCCGATTGCTGAATACACAACGTCTGACCCTCGCGCGTctcctggagaaggaggcaggCGAGATCCCTTTAGCTGCTATCCGATCTCAGTTAACCATGTGGATCATGAGTTGATCCAGCACT TTGTGGTGACTTATCCGTCCATGATGTATAAATTCGCCGAATCTATTGCGAACAATCCATTGATGGAGATATTCCGACAATTCGCATTACATGATGAGCTTCCTTTTCAAGCCATGCTTGCCATTGCCTCCAAGCATCGTGCGGGCGTAGAAGGAAAGGCGGAATCTGTCCAGAGTCTCACCCACAAAATGCGAGCGCTGCGACTAATGAATGAACGCATCCAAGCAGACTCTATGGGTCAGCATGATGGGACTATCTATGCTGTGGCTACTATGGCCGTTATTGAG CTGACACCGTGGAGAAATGGTCGAAGGATGCTTCAATAG
- a CDS encoding DNA repair protein RAD10 (structure-specific endonuclease ERCC1-XPF, ERCC1 component), whose amino-acid sequence MVNEYGESTGVDSPSNVEGSATPRSEASASRRTPAGLVPSKIQQPKPQALPSRSTPSAILVSTRQKGNPILNHIKLLPWEYADIPADYVVGATTCALFLSLKYHRLHPEYIYSRIRLLAGKYLLRILLIMVDIPNHEDSLKELSKTSIINNLTLTLCWSAPEAAHYLELFKSSENSQPTAIRTQQAQSYKESLVEFVTAPRSINKSDAASLISTFGSLQNAINAQPEQISAVPGWGEKKVRQWCNAVREDFRVEASKKIAAPAKDLNSQKNNEPTSRNTEMSTSMNAHDEDEEAILAAESEVAHVVSQGSLVERVHPDKAAQQEGMSDGILAALAKLRESSG is encoded by the coding sequence ATGGTCAATGAGTACGGCGAAAGTACGGGGGTAGACTCTCCTTCAAATGTAGAAGGAAGTGCTACGCCCAGATCTGAGGCTTCTGCATCCAGACGAACACCAGCAGGGCTGGTGCCTTCAAAAAtccagcagccaaagccGCAGGCCCTCCCAAGCAGAAGCACCCCTTCAGCTATCCTTGTTTCGACGAGACAAAAGGGCAACCCAATATTGAATCATATCAAACTTCTGCCCTGGGAATATGCCGATATCCCGGCTGATTACGTGGTTGGGGCGACTACTTGTGCTCTCTTCCTATCATTGAAATATCACCGCTTACATCCTGAATACATCTATTCTCGAATCCGACTCCTCGCAGGGAAGTATCTGCTTCGTATTCTCTTGATTATGGTAGACATCCCAAACCATGAAGACAGTTTAAAGGAGCTATCCAAGACctcaatcatcaacaacctcaccCTGACCCTTTGTTGGTCCGCTCCTGAAGCTGCGCACTATTTAGAATTATTCAAGTCCTCCGAAAACTCCCAACCGACTGCAATCCGCACCCAGCAAGCGCAATCGTATAAGGAGTCACTTGTTGAGTTTGTAACGGCTCCCAGAAGCATAAATAAGTCCGATGCGGCGAGTCTCATCTCCACATTTGGAAGTCTGCAAAATGCTATCAACGCGCAGCCAGAACAGATCAGCGCTGTACCCGGCTGGGGTGAGAAGAAAGTTCGGCAGTGGTGTAATGCGGTGAGAGAAGACTTTAGGGTGGAGGCATCGAAGAAAATAGCGGCACCTGCAAAAGACTTAAATAGTCAAAAGAACAACGAACCTACGAGTCGAAACACCGAAATGTCAACTTCAATGAATGCacatgatgaggatgaagaggcaATACTAGCAGCAGAATCAGAAGTCGCGCATGTGGTGTCTCAGGGCAGCCTCGTTGAACGTGTCCATCCGGACAAAGCTGCTCAGCAGGAAGGAATGAGTGATGGTATATTGGCAGCTTTGGCAAAACTTAGAGAAAGCAGTGGATAA